A genomic window from Halogeometricum borinquense DSM 11551 includes:
- a CDS encoding glycosyltransferase family 4 protein, translating to MRIAFVSMYTEQLRADGATRRMRRVSERLAASGHDVSVLCAQWWEGEVPEFEQNDVNYIRVTETPSAPKFASKVPFALRRVKPDVIHATNSPPTQVTGAKTAARFLRVPVVVDWWAEREGDSSSACKRAARGPKRVIAPSQMVKTDVREYGASEEAVRVVPESIDFELVREAEADDRADILYSRHLDQYANVESFFLALAELRDKDWRAAVIGDGPERAEAEQTAADLRIDDRVEFLGELPPEEFVPIMKGAHVFAQTAAVEPFANDLLWALASGCVGIVEYQARSSAHELVVNCDRGARVTSPQELADEISAAAGYSQESINEEFASFDHDDVLRRYEDIYADAIEDYGWF from the coding sequence ATGCGAATCGCGTTCGTCTCGATGTACACCGAACAACTCCGAGCAGACGGTGCCACGAGACGGATGCGACGGGTGTCAGAACGCCTCGCCGCGAGCGGCCACGACGTGTCCGTCCTCTGCGCGCAGTGGTGGGAGGGTGAAGTTCCCGAGTTCGAGCAGAACGACGTAAACTACATTCGCGTCACAGAGACGCCGTCTGCGCCGAAGTTCGCCTCCAAGGTACCGTTCGCACTTCGCCGCGTCAAGCCGGACGTGATTCACGCGACGAACAGTCCGCCGACGCAAGTGACCGGCGCGAAGACGGCGGCGCGCTTTCTCCGCGTTCCGGTCGTCGTTGATTGGTGGGCCGAACGCGAGGGCGACTCAAGCAGTGCGTGCAAGCGCGCGGCCCGCGGGCCGAAACGCGTTATCGCTCCCTCGCAGATGGTCAAGACCGACGTTCGAGAGTACGGCGCGTCCGAGGAGGCGGTCCGCGTCGTTCCCGAATCGATCGACTTCGAGTTGGTGCGCGAGGCCGAGGCCGACGACAGGGCGGACATTCTCTACTCGCGGCACCTCGACCAGTACGCCAACGTCGAGTCGTTCTTCCTCGCACTCGCGGAACTCCGCGACAAAGACTGGCGGGCGGCCGTCATCGGCGACGGGCCGGAACGCGCCGAGGCCGAACAGACGGCCGCGGACCTCCGCATCGACGACCGGGTGGAGTTCCTCGGAGAGTTACCGCCCGAAGAGTTCGTTCCCATCATGAAGGGCGCGCACGTCTTCGCGCAGACCGCCGCCGTCGAACCGTTCGCCAACGACCTGCTCTGGGCGCTTGCCTCAGGATGCGTCGGCATCGTCGAATATCAGGCACGCTCCAGCGCGCACGAACTCGTCGTCAACTGTGACCGCGGCGCGCGCGTCACGAGTCCCCAGGAACTCGCAGACGAGATTTCGGCCGCCGCGGGGTACTCCCAAGAGTCGATCAACGAGGAGTTCGCATCGTTCGATCACGATGACGTACTCCGACGCTACGAGGATATCTACGCGGACGCCATCGAGGACTACGGCTGGTTCTGA
- a CDS encoding DUF420 domain-containing protein yields MATASADNPLKEHPLAATVVLSIVGYALVIGTFLGFVPGSVFPELSLSQVNLLSDAIAAVNAVNVIVIAAGWRWIRRDEVKKHATAMVTSFALILVFLVMYLAKIGGGGTKKMVAPWFAYYPYLAMLAIHIILSIVAVPVVLYALVLGLTHSPTELRRETPHLKVGRLAAGSWLLSLSLGVITYLLLNHVFSWEYSASAAAALVAAPL; encoded by the coding sequence ATGGCAACTGCGAGCGCCGATAACCCGCTGAAAGAGCATCCGTTAGCCGCCACCGTGGTTCTCTCAATCGTCGGCTACGCCCTCGTTATCGGGACGTTCCTCGGTTTCGTCCCGGGATCGGTGTTCCCGGAACTCTCGCTCTCACAGGTGAATCTGCTTTCGGACGCTATCGCCGCCGTCAATGCGGTGAACGTCATCGTCATCGCCGCCGGATGGCGCTGGATCCGCCGTGACGAAGTGAAAAAGCACGCTACTGCGATGGTCACGTCGTTCGCCCTCATCCTCGTCTTCCTCGTGATGTACCTCGCCAAAATCGGCGGGGGTGGCACGAAGAAGATGGTCGCCCCGTGGTTCGCGTACTACCCCTACTTGGCGATGCTGGCGATACACATCATCCTCTCTATCGTCGCGGTGCCGGTGGTGCTGTACGCGCTCGTCCTCGGTCTCACGCACTCGCCGACAGAACTCCGCCGCGAGACGCCGCACCTGAAAGTGGGTCGTCTCGCTGCTGGCTCGTGGTTACTCTCGTTGAGCCTCGGCGTCATCACTTACTTGCTTCTCAACCACGTCTTCAGTTGGGAGTACAGCGCGTCGGCGGCGGCCGCACTCGTTGCTGCGCCGTTATAG
- a CDS encoding NAD(P)-dependent glycerol-1-phosphate dehydrogenase produces the protein MFDKSTWIQLPRNVLMGHGVVDELADAVDELYLTGRPFLVTSPTPNDIAGDAVRTQFDDIASVTIETASFESVERVVDAAEAADAGYLIALGGGKVIDTAKMASDSLDCGFVSVPTAASHDGIVSGRSSIPEGDTRHSVAADPPLAVVADTTILAEAPWELTTAGCADIISNYTAVKDWQLAHRLKNAEYSEYAGALSQMTAEMLVDNAESIKPNLEESAWVVVKALLSSGVAMSIADSSRPASGAEHLFSHQLDRLVPGRALHGHQVGVGSIVIEYLHSGEKGEWRDIRNALDEVGAPTTAAELGIDAETVLEALTTAHTIRDRYTILGDGVSEEAAREAATFTGVI, from the coding sequence ATGTTCGATAAGTCGACGTGGATTCAGCTCCCGCGGAATGTCCTCATGGGACACGGCGTCGTCGACGAACTCGCCGATGCGGTGGACGAACTCTACCTGACGGGACGGCCGTTCTTGGTTACGAGTCCGACCCCGAACGACATCGCGGGCGACGCGGTGCGCACGCAGTTCGACGATATCGCTTCCGTCACCATCGAGACGGCGAGTTTCGAGTCGGTCGAACGCGTCGTCGATGCCGCGGAGGCGGCCGACGCGGGCTATCTGATCGCTCTCGGCGGTGGGAAGGTCATCGACACCGCGAAGATGGCCTCCGACAGCCTCGACTGTGGCTTCGTCTCCGTCCCGACGGCGGCGAGTCACGATGGTATCGTCTCGGGCCGGTCATCGATTCCTGAGGGAGATACGCGCCACTCCGTCGCCGCCGACCCGCCGTTAGCCGTCGTCGCCGACACGACTATCCTCGCGGAGGCTCCGTGGGAACTCACCACCGCGGGCTGTGCCGACATCATCTCGAACTACACCGCGGTGAAAGACTGGCAACTCGCACACCGATTGAAGAATGCCGAATATTCCGAGTACGCTGGCGCGCTCTCGCAGATGACTGCGGAGATGCTCGTGGACAACGCCGAATCGATCAAACCCAATCTCGAAGAGTCTGCGTGGGTCGTCGTGAAAGCGCTCCTCTCCTCGGGCGTGGCGATGTCCATCGCCGACAGCTCCCGGCCCGCCTCGGGCGCAGAACATCTGTTCAGCCACCAACTCGACCGACTCGTACCCGGACGCGCCCTCCACGGTCACCAAGTTGGGGTCGGCTCGATCGTCATCGAGTACCTCCACAGCGGTGAGAAAGGCGAGTGGCGCGACATCCGCAACGCACTCGACGAGGTTGGTGCCCCGACGACAGCAGCTGAACTCGGAATCGACGCCGAGACGGTACTGGAAGCGCTCACGACGGCACACACGATTCGTGACCGATACACCATCCTCGGCGACGGTGTGAGCGAGGAGGCCGCCCGCGAGGCGGCGACGTTCACCGGCGTCATCTAA
- a CDS encoding LysE family translocator, with translation MFGLALAAPPGPMNAIIAEESVIHGWLAGFKAGLGAMSADAIFFVLAALGVVTFLQGSPTLHAVMMGVGGVLLLYFAYGAVQDAQSSFQPDDSSDRPNDPGEQSNDPTDQPNNPSERPTGTGFTKAFVLALTNPYQILFWITIGVKMLDPGTLDVLAEIPYVGASLTGTLVVQTGSPSLVIGFFGGILIWASGFPAALVGAERRVNKLAPVVAGGSALVLAGFGLMFLSRAVNTFVPF, from the coding sequence ATCTTCGGACTCGCCTTAGCTGCCCCACCCGGACCGATGAACGCGATCATCGCCGAAGAGAGCGTCATTCACGGCTGGCTTGCAGGGTTCAAAGCCGGTCTTGGTGCGATGAGTGCTGACGCTATCTTCTTCGTCCTCGCGGCGCTCGGTGTCGTGACGTTCCTCCAAGGGTCCCCCACGCTCCACGCCGTCATGATGGGTGTCGGCGGCGTGCTACTGCTGTACTTCGCCTACGGTGCCGTACAGGACGCACAGTCCTCGTTCCAACCCGACGACTCGTCTGACCGACCAAACGATCCGGGTGAGCAATCAAACGATCCGACTGATCAGCCAAATAATCCGAGTGAGCGACCGACAGGGACCGGGTTCACGAAGGCGTTCGTGCTCGCGCTCACGAACCCCTACCAGATTCTGTTCTGGATCACCATCGGTGTGAAGATGTTAGATCCGGGAACGCTGGATGTTCTGGCGGAGATACCGTACGTCGGCGCATCGCTGACTGGCACTCTCGTCGTCCAGACCGGGTCGCCGTCGCTCGTTATCGGCTTCTTCGGTGGCATTCTCATTTGGGCGTCGGGTTTCCCGGCAGCACTCGTCGGTGCCGAACGCCGCGTGAACAAACTGGCCCCCGTCGTAGCCGGTGGCAGCGCACTCGTTCTCGCAGGGTTCGGGCTGATGTTTCTCTCGCGGGCGGTCAACACGTTCGTCCCGTTCTGA
- a CDS encoding TMEM165/GDT1 family protein — MTGYLEILVIAFVYQLAVLPGEKVQFIIAGLSTRYNPLVVVAAAGSAFAGWTALEILFGQAIRSALPPIALNAITAALFLTFAVLLYRSAPDSNEPSHQSATETDGGFADPADQADLPGPLTRLSGSFGGFIPIFVMMAAGEFGDKTQMVTIGLAIDYGATSAIWFGEMLAIIPVSLANAYLFHKFSHRFDMRKVHLLSAALFCFFGLDTVLQMTMNVSVWESAVKAVAAGLGVA, encoded by the coding sequence GTGACCGGCTATCTCGAAATTCTGGTCATCGCGTTCGTCTACCAGTTGGCGGTACTCCCGGGCGAGAAGGTGCAGTTCATCATCGCCGGCCTCTCGACGCGGTACAACCCCCTCGTCGTCGTCGCCGCGGCGGGATCAGCGTTTGCCGGGTGGACCGCGCTGGAGATTCTGTTCGGACAGGCGATTCGGTCGGCTTTGCCACCCATCGCTCTCAACGCGATCACTGCGGCGTTGTTCCTGACGTTCGCCGTCCTTCTCTACCGGTCGGCACCCGACTCGAACGAACCATCCCATCAGTCCGCCACCGAGACGGACGGCGGGTTCGCAGATCCGGCGGATCAGGCGGACTTGCCCGGTCCACTCACCCGTCTTTCGGGGTCGTTCGGTGGGTTCATCCCCATCTTCGTGATGATGGCTGCCGGAGAGTTCGGTGACAAGACGCAGATGGTCACTATCGGACTGGCAATCGACTACGGGGCCACCTCGGCCATCTGGTTCGGAGAGATGCTCGCTATCATCCCCGTGAGCCTCGCCAACGCGTATCTGTTCCACAAGTTCTCGCATCGATTCGATATGCGGAAGGTACACCTGCTCTCGGCCGCGCTGTTCTGCTTTTTCGGCCTCGACACGGTGTTGCAGATGACGATGAACGTCTCCGTCTGGGAGTCGGCCGTCAAAGCGGTTGCTGCCGGTCTCGGCGTGGCGTAG
- a CDS encoding metal-dependent transcriptional regulator, whose product MLSDVMEDYLKAIYQIQATSGPPVSTSAIAEYLGKTPPTVTSMLGKLEERGLVNREKYKGVELTEEGETVALEVLRHHRLLEAYLAEHLDYSWSEVHDEADALEHHISEEFERRVAEALGNPTVDPHGDPIPSADLTPLEYDDTETLSDHPVGDHVVVTRVSDRDEEELEYLADAGVTPGTKLEVVDVAPFGMVTVRTEDDGEQSLPESVAASIRVKPVDEDADGANDEANGENGEAST is encoded by the coding sequence ATGTTGAGCGACGTGATGGAGGACTACTTGAAGGCCATCTATCAGATTCAGGCGACATCCGGCCCACCCGTCTCTACTTCTGCCATTGCGGAGTATCTCGGCAAGACGCCGCCGACGGTGACGAGCATGCTCGGGAAGCTCGAAGAGCGCGGACTCGTGAACCGCGAGAAATACAAGGGCGTCGAGTTGACCGAGGAGGGCGAGACGGTGGCACTGGAAGTGCTTCGTCACCATCGCCTCCTCGAAGCCTATCTCGCGGAACATCTCGACTACTCGTGGAGCGAAGTCCACGACGAAGCGGACGCACTCGAACACCACATCAGCGAAGAGTTCGAGCGCCGCGTTGCGGAAGCGCTCGGGAATCCGACGGTGGATCCGCACGGTGACCCGATTCCCTCGGCCGATCTCACGCCCCTCGAATACGACGACACGGAGACACTGAGTGACCACCCTGTCGGCGATCACGTGGTCGTGACGCGCGTCAGCGACCGAGACGAGGAGGAATTAGAGTATCTCGCTGATGCCGGTGTCACACCGGGGACCAAACTCGAAGTCGTTGACGTGGCCCCGTTCGGTATGGTCACCGTCCGGACCGAGGACGACGGCGAACAGAGCCTTCCCGAGTCAGTTGCGGCCTCGATTCGCGTCAAACCGGTTGACGAGGACGCCGACGGTGCGAACGACGAAGCGAACGGTGAGAACGGCGAGGCATCGACGTGA
- a CDS encoding threonine synthase: METREAFLGLKCAETGERYDASTTGESDAGVHLTPVYDLDAVDWADGGLADRPTDTMWRYADLLPFSSPLTANEGGTPLVASAELAAELGIKSLSIKDEGRNPTGTVLDRGLSPAVTAAREADAELVALASAGNAGQSAASYASMADLRSYAFVPSRAPFSNKAMVNVHGGEMRVVGGRYPDAEDGLHEQLQSDWFTLQEFDNPYRHDGIKTLAFEVAESLDWSVPDAVIVPTSTGEVVTGVANGFRQLRELGLIDEPPSIYAAQASGCAPIYAAHERGERDVEPWEHPDTIVGELEIPDPKGGAAAVHAVEQTDGDILAIDDEDILESAVVAAQTAGVEVGTAGGAAMAAAWQLAEDGVVGETDDVVVVNTESGTKTADILRSHLMGQGI, from the coding sequence ATGGAGACACGCGAGGCGTTCCTCGGATTGAAGTGCGCCGAGACGGGCGAGCGATACGACGCGAGTACGACGGGCGAAAGCGACGCCGGTGTGCATTTGACTCCGGTCTACGACCTCGACGCCGTAGACTGGGCCGACGGCGGACTCGCCGACCGCCCGACGGACACGATGTGGCGCTATGCCGACCTCCTGCCCTTCTCTTCGCCTCTCACGGCGAACGAGGGTGGGACGCCACTCGTAGCATCCGCCGAACTCGCCGCCGAACTCGGCATCAAGTCGCTCTCGATCAAAGACGAGGGCCGGAATCCGACCGGGACGGTCCTCGACAGAGGGCTCTCGCCTGCCGTCACGGCCGCACGCGAAGCGGATGCGGAACTGGTCGCCCTCGCCTCGGCGGGTAACGCGGGCCAGTCGGCGGCGTCGTACGCCAGCATGGCCGACCTTCGGTCGTATGCGTTCGTCCCCTCGCGCGCGCCGTTCTCGAACAAGGCGATGGTGAACGTCCACGGCGGCGAGATGCGCGTCGTCGGCGGCCGGTACCCTGACGCCGAGGACGGACTCCACGAGCAACTGCAGTCTGATTGGTTCACCCTGCAGGAGTTCGACAACCCCTACCGCCACGACGGTATCAAGACGCTCGCGTTCGAGGTGGCTGAGTCACTCGACTGGTCCGTCCCGGACGCTGTCATCGTTCCGACGAGTACGGGTGAAGTCGTCACTGGCGTCGCAAACGGCTTCCGCCAACTCCGCGAACTCGGCCTTATAGACGAGCCTCCATCGATCTACGCGGCCCAAGCGTCCGGCTGCGCGCCGATATACGCCGCTCACGAACGCGGCGAACGCGACGTAGAACCGTGGGAACACCCCGACACTATCGTCGGCGAACTGGAGATTCCCGATCCGAAAGGTGGGGCCGCGGCCGTCCACGCCGTTGAACAAACGGACGGTGACATCCTCGCAATCGACGATGAAGACATTCTCGAGAGCGCCGTCGTCGCCGCACAGACCGCCGGCGTCGAAGTCGGCACTGCCGGTGGTGCGGCGATGGCCGCCGCGTGGCAACTCGCAGAAGACGGCGTCGTGGGCGAAACCGACGATGTCGTCGTCGTGAACACTGAATCCGGTACGAAGACGGCAGATATTCTCAGAAGCCACCTGATGGGACAGGGTATCTAA
- a CDS encoding NAD(P)/FAD-dependent oxidoreductase: protein MDGETVVVAGAGLAGLVAARHLADAGADVTVFERRPEVGGRVRTQKRDGFTFDRGFQVLFTKYPAVRRELDLSALDVRYFAPGAVIARPGQRSTLSDPIRDPRATVASLQNDEVTTTDKLRTLALRQHVGSMTENEIFGSEDDSIRDYLREWGFSEDYIEHFVAPFYGGITLDRSLSTSKRVFEYTFKMLSEGSIGVPAGGMQAVPEQLAANARKAGARIVTESGVEHIDDNGDSATITTVEETVDADFVVVATDPKEARRLTDVNQIPTNARSCVTQSYRLPKGTKLETRKKLLLNAADDAPNTVVPMSEVAPEYAPDDAELVNATFLGTSALDRDASELAEMTRKTLESWYPDRMFDGLEPIHTDRIEFAQFDQPPGVHDALPTNREPGGRTYLAGDFTAWSSIQGAMQSGRNAAEAVRSDAE from the coding sequence ATGGACGGAGAAACTGTTGTCGTCGCCGGCGCGGGCCTTGCGGGGCTTGTCGCGGCGCGGCACTTGGCTGACGCTGGCGCGGACGTGACCGTGTTCGAGCGACGGCCCGAAGTCGGCGGTCGGGTCCGGACGCAAAAACGAGACGGCTTTACCTTCGACAGAGGATTTCAGGTCCTCTTTACCAAGTATCCCGCTGTTCGACGTGAACTCGACCTGTCGGCACTCGACGTGCGCTACTTCGCTCCCGGCGCAGTCATCGCTCGACCCGGCCAACGGTCAACGCTCTCGGATCCGATACGAGACCCGCGTGCCACGGTCGCATCACTGCAAAACGACGAGGTGACGACGACCGACAAACTCCGGACGCTGGCGCTTCGCCAACACGTCGGGTCGATGACGGAGAACGAAATTTTCGGGAGCGAAGACGACAGCATCCGCGACTACCTGCGTGAGTGGGGATTCTCCGAAGACTATATCGAACACTTCGTCGCACCGTTCTACGGCGGAATTACGCTTGACCGGTCGCTCTCGACCTCAAAGCGCGTTTTCGAGTACACGTTCAAGATGCTGAGCGAGGGGTCAATCGGCGTTCCCGCCGGCGGGATGCAGGCGGTCCCCGAACAGTTGGCCGCGAACGCCCGCAAGGCAGGGGCGAGGATCGTCACCGAATCTGGCGTCGAACACATCGACGACAACGGTGACAGCGCCACAATCACCACGGTCGAAGAAACGGTAGATGCTGACTTCGTCGTCGTCGCCACCGACCCGAAGGAGGCGCGACGGCTGACCGACGTGAATCAGATTCCGACGAACGCACGCAGTTGCGTCACACAATCCTACCGGCTTCCCAAGGGGACGAAACTGGAAACGCGAAAGAAACTACTCCTCAATGCGGCCGATGACGCTCCGAACACCGTCGTCCCGATGAGCGAAGTCGCACCCGAGTACGCGCCCGACGACGCCGAACTCGTGAACGCGACGTTCCTCGGTACGTCGGCACTAGACCGCGATGCCTCCGAGTTGGCCGAGATGACGCGCAAGACGCTCGAATCGTGGTATCCCGACCGCATGTTCGACGGACTCGAACCGATTCACACCGACCGCATCGAGTTCGCACAGTTCGACCAACCACCGGGCGTGCATGACGCGCTTCCGACCAACCGCGAACCCGGCGGGCGGACGTATCTCGCTGGTGACTTCACCGCGTGGTCGTCGATTCAAGGCGCGATGCAAAGCGGACGGAACGCCGCCGAAGCGGTTCGGTCGGACGCTGAGTAA
- a CDS encoding metallophosphoesterase: MYDVRYRDRAAFLPFAETLVVSDLHVGRAEASDVAFPLGERSDLRDRLSALVEAFDPAEVVFAGDVLHRFDTATTAAESGLDELVGVCRNAGVKPILVRGNHDTVLESAWDGKVFDQYVIAESPSVVVCHGHAAPAAESEVESSATSETDASLYVIGHVHPAITIEGRRRPCYLYGESVYRGSDVLILPAFTRLAAGVPVNGMDADDTRSPLVSDVDDFRPIVYDEDADDTLSFPPLGEFRRLL, encoded by the coding sequence GTGTACGACGTGCGTTACCGCGACCGAGCGGCGTTCCTTCCGTTCGCCGAGACGCTCGTCGTCTCGGACCTTCATGTCGGCCGCGCCGAAGCGTCCGACGTGGCGTTTCCTCTCGGTGAGCGGTCGGATTTGCGGGACCGCCTCTCTGCACTGGTCGAAGCATTCGACCCCGCCGAGGTGGTGTTCGCGGGCGACGTTCTCCATCGCTTCGACACCGCCACAACTGCCGCCGAATCGGGACTTGATGAACTCGTGGGCGTCTGCCGGAACGCGGGCGTCAAACCGATACTCGTCCGCGGGAACCACGACACCGTACTGGAGTCGGCGTGGGACGGGAAGGTGTTTGACCAGTACGTCATCGCTGAGAGTCCCAGCGTCGTCGTCTGTCACGGCCACGCTGCACCCGCGGCTGAATCCGAGGTTGAATCCAGCGCGACATCCGAGACAGACGCGTCGTTGTACGTCATTGGCCACGTACATCCGGCGATCACTATCGAGGGTCGGCGCCGTCCATGCTATCTCTACGGTGAATCAGTCTACCGCGGGAGCGACGTTCTCATTCTCCCGGCGTTCACTCGTCTCGCCGCGGGTGTCCCAGTCAACGGCATGGACGCAGACGACACGCGGTCACCGCTGGTCTCCGACGTGGACGACTTTCGACCGATTGTCTACGACGAAGACGCCGACGATACGCTCTCATTTCCGCCATTGGGCGAGTTTCGCCGGCTGTTATGA
- a CDS encoding DUF7839 domain-containing protein, producing the protein MSGALEDKRTATRLRILVEIANRQPAVSQGEVAEAVGVTSQAVSEYTRQLVEDGYVEKEGRSRYHVTKEGVDWLFQEAKDLRRFADHVTDDVLENVQEDAAIATEELSSGETVTLTVRDGLLHATPGESGPATGVATTDAEKGEDVSITGFEGIIEIDPGSVTVVQVPPTRSGGSRAVDLETLAEMCDDADVVAATGIEAIVSLRKADVEMETSWAAGDVAEAAAARGLSAIVVVTTDLVGRVTDVLRDGDVLYEVTEAARIAE; encoded by the coding sequence ATGAGCGGTGCCCTCGAAGACAAACGGACGGCGACGCGCCTCCGCATCCTCGTCGAAATCGCCAACCGACAACCGGCGGTGAGCCAAGGCGAAGTCGCCGAGGCGGTGGGCGTGACGAGTCAGGCGGTCAGCGAGTACACGAGGCAACTCGTCGAGGACGGCTACGTCGAAAAGGAAGGACGCTCGCGGTATCACGTCACCAAAGAGGGCGTCGATTGGCTGTTTCAGGAGGCCAAAGACCTCCGGCGCTTCGCCGACCACGTTACCGATGACGTGCTGGAGAACGTCCAAGAGGACGCGGCGATTGCAACCGAGGAGTTGTCGTCAGGCGAAACGGTGACGCTCACAGTCCGCGATGGGCTCTTGCACGCGACACCCGGCGAAAGCGGCCCGGCAACCGGCGTAGCGACGACGGATGCCGAGAAAGGCGAAGACGTGAGCATCACCGGATTCGAGGGTATCATCGAAATCGACCCCGGAAGCGTCACCGTCGTCCAAGTGCCGCCCACGCGGTCCGGCGGCAGTCGCGCCGTGGACCTTGAGACGCTCGCGGAGATGTGCGACGACGCGGACGTGGTCGCCGCGACAGGCATCGAAGCGATTGTCTCACTTCGAAAGGCGGACGTTGAGATGGAAACCTCGTGGGCGGCTGGCGACGTCGCAGAGGCGGCCGCGGCGCGCGGACTCTCGGCTATCGTCGTTGTAACGACAGACCTCGTGGGACGCGTGACCGACGTTCTCCGCGACGGAGACGTTCTCTACGAAGTGACCGAAGCGGCGCGCATCGCGGAATAG
- a CDS encoding J domain-containing protein has product MLPDWVSLIPAWLVFGIAGGLLASVVVAGVFVVGGRLFPDEPVSRGAIDGAARRRMEIRNYLRQINEPFAEDHPIHGETVEFYLPSRDVAVTFDAQAYFRLECAGTYTVLCEHEMPARALGRRLPFEVPEFGHARPKPDDPVTAAFDHLDLPRTASPAEVKVAYRDKVKTAHPDHGGSQAEFQRLQEAYATAKEHAERAIAS; this is encoded by the coding sequence GTGCTTCCCGATTGGGTTTCGCTGATTCCGGCGTGGCTCGTCTTCGGGATTGCCGGGGGCCTCCTCGCCTCGGTAGTCGTCGCTGGAGTGTTCGTCGTTGGCGGCCGCCTGTTCCCCGATGAGCCGGTTTCTCGGGGCGCTATCGACGGTGCTGCCCGCCGCCGAATGGAGATCCGAAACTATCTCCGCCAGATAAACGAACCCTTCGCAGAGGATCACCCAATTCACGGCGAAACGGTCGAGTTCTACCTCCCCAGTCGAGATGTCGCTGTCACCTTCGACGCGCAGGCGTACTTCCGTCTCGAATGCGCCGGGACGTACACGGTACTCTGCGAACACGAGATGCCTGCTCGCGCGCTGGGTCGTCGTCTCCCGTTCGAGGTCCCCGAATTCGGACACGCACGCCCGAAACCAGATGACCCTGTAACAGCCGCGTTCGATCATCTCGACCTCCCAAGAACTGCCAGTCCGGCAGAGGTCAAAGTTGCATATCGGGACAAAGTAAAGACCGCACACCCCGACCACGGTGGATCACAGGCTGAGTTTCAGCGATTACAGGAGGCGTACGCGACGGCAAAAGAACACGCAGAGCGCGCAATCGCTTCGTGA